A stretch of the Notamacropus eugenii isolate mMacEug1 chromosome 2, mMacEug1.pri_v2, whole genome shotgun sequence genome encodes the following:
- the LOC140523492 gene encoding G-protein coupled receptor 35-like: MNVSNSCNSALNSSGEAYVYTSFYGLLFIFGLILNLLALWIFCCRMRKWTETQVYMVNLAMADSFLILLLPIVIYFTLTSCLEDLSCQVPQAIYLVNAYMSINIPMAIGLDRYVAIRFPLKAKVLRTPGRAAIICVVLWAVVIGMLAFRIIWQIQDGAFCFWRKPEIHVSVVIFSVLGFFIPLGILVFCTFQIVCSLLRVQRREISEVRQIRKSVSMVLASLLVFVICFLPLHITVLLSFFLGSSDRLRRVFKIATFLAHTNCCLDAICYYFVTKEFQEVTPFFCFWYIQPRPMASQDRKTFTTLM; the protein is encoded by the coding sequence ATGAATGTGTCCAACAGCTGCAACTCAGCACTCAACTCCTCAGGAGAGGCATATGTCTACACAAGTTTTTATGGGCTCCTCTTCATCTTTGGGCTCATTCTCAACCTCCTGGCCCTGTGGATCTTTTGCTGTCGGATGAGGAAATGGACAGAGACACAGGTGTACATGGTCAACCTGGCCATGGCAGACAGCTTCCTGATCCTGCTCCTCCCCATTGTCATTTACTTCACACTTACCAGCTGCCTTGAGGATCTCTCTTGCCAGGTACCTCAGGCCATCTATCTTGTCAATGCATACATGAGCATCAACATCCCCATGGCGATTGGTCTTGACCGCTATGTGGCCATCAGGTTCCCACTGAAGGCCAAGGTCCTTCGAACCCCAGGCCGGGCGGCCATCATCTGTGTTGTCCTCTGGGCTGTGGTCATTGGCATGCTGGCTTTTCGTATCATCTGGCAGATCCAAGATGGCGCCTTCTGCTTTTGGAGGAAGCCAGAGATCCATGTTTCAGTGGTAATCTTCTCTGTGCTGGGCTTTTTTATCCCACTTGGGATACTGGTCTTCTGTACATTCCAGATTGTATGCAGCTTATTGAGggttcagagaagggagataTCCGAGGTCAGACAGATCCGCAAGAGTGTGTCTATGGTGTTGGCCAGCCTGCTTGtgtttgtcatttgcttcttaCCCTTGCACATAACAGTCCTGCTGAGCTTCTTCCTGGGATCCAGCGACAGACTCAGAAGGGTCTTTAAAATAGCCACCTTTCTTGCCCACACCAATTGCTGTCTGGACGCCATCTGCTACTACTTTGTGACCAAGGAGTTCCAGGAGGTGACTCCTTTCTTCTGCTTCTGGTACATACAACCCAGACCAATGGCCTCTCAAGACAGGAAGACTTTTACAACCCTAATGTAA
- the LOC140525284 gene encoding G-protein coupled receptor 35-like produces the protein MNSINCSTARSDLSQTVTIVYLSVLLVLGIVLNALALWVFCCRMSKWTETRVYMANLAGADCCLLLSLPIILYTTFKEHPGDSLCKVSQSIYLINGYMSMYIITAIAVDRYAAIQYPLRARMWRSPSQAAGTCALLWLLVTGLVSLPAALKQGGQNFCFGKSNTRGTWAIVFSLVLFFIPLVVLVFCSVQVLQNLVRKKAQAPAQDRRLIHKALCVVSANLVIFLVCFLPQHVALLAKLITEYVEPPCPIVQHVVTSIRVTSRLANANCCLDAMGYYFVAQEFQEQVGVFLGMPKFLQSQTQGSPGADYQDFLQRGKIETASESSQALRSS, from the coding sequence ATGAATTCTATTAACTGCAGTACCGCGAGGAGTGACTTGTCCCAGACTGTCACCATTGTGTACTTGTCTGTCCTCCTGGTCCTGGGAATTGTCCTCAATGCCCTGGCCCTGTGGGTGTTCTGCTGCCGGATGAGTAAGTGGACAGAGACACGGGTGTACATGGCCAACCTGGCTGGGGCAGACTGCTGTCTGCTGCTAAGCTTGCCCATCATCCTGTATACCACATTCAAGGAGCACCCGGGGGACTCGCTGTGTAAAGTCTCCCAGAGTATTTACCTGATCAATGGTTACATGAGTATGTACATCATCACTGCCATCGCTGTGGATCGCTATGCTGCCATCCAGTACCCTCTGCGAGCCAGGATGTGGCGCTCCCCCAGTCAGGCTGCTGGAACCTGTGCTCTCCTCTGGCTGCTCGTCACTGGCCTGGTTTCTTTACCTGCTGCCTTGAAGCAAGGTGGCCAAAACTTCTGCTTTGGCAAGAGTAATACTCGAGGCACCTGGGCCATTGTTTTCTCCTTGGTCCTGTTCTTTATCCCTCTCGTGGTCCTTGTTTTCTGTTCCGTGCAGGTACTCCAGAACCTGGTCAGGAAAAAGGCACAGGCGCCAGCCCAGGACAGGAGGCTGATCCACAAAGCTCTCTGTGTGGTTTCAGCCAATCTGGTCATCTTCCTTGTCTGCTTCCTCCCCCAGCATGTGGCTCTATTGGCCAAGCTCATAACTGAGTATGTGGAGCCCCCCTGCCCTATTGTTCAGCATGTGGTCACTTCTATTAGGGTGACCTCCCGTCTTGCCAATGCTAACTGCTGCTTGGATGCCATGGGCTATTACTTTGTGGCCCAGGAGTTCCAGGAACAAGTAGGGGTGTTCTTAGGCATGCCCAAGTTCCTCCAGAGTCAGACTCAAGGTAGCCCAGGCGCTGACTACCAAGACTTCCTTCAGCGAGGAAAAATAGAAACAGCCTCAGAGAGTTCCCAAGCATTGCGTTCCAGTTAA